A window from Enterocloster bolteae encodes these proteins:
- a CDS encoding TRAP transporter substrate-binding protein, whose amino-acid sequence MKKRSVMMALGLVMTLTACGGGNAGTTAAPSSGSETQTEAKAEEKTEGDTTAQEENKEESKTEASGDTVTLKLSNNQPDGNCTTIAVEWFADQVRERTDGRVNIEVYNNGTLGDAISCLEQLQYGGMDIVKADLSTMTNFVDEYNALMMPYIYKNTEHFWKVHGGDIGMGILRGDKMKEKKLYGLTYYDGGTRCFYNTKKEIHSPADMKGMLVRVQQSELMMSMVEALGGQSVATAYSEVYSALQTGVVDAAENSIVNYLDQSHFEVAPYFVEDHHTRSADILVMGEKSREKLSAEDLKIIDDTALESWEYQKELWAEAEEESKQKLLEQDVTITELTEEELKAFQDACEPIWYSYEGGAYKDIIDQIVEAGK is encoded by the coding sequence ATGAAGAAAAGAAGCGTTATGATGGCACTGGGTCTTGTGATGACACTGACAGCATGCGGAGGGGGAAATGCAGGAACCACAGCGGCACCATCCTCCGGCTCAGAGACACAGACAGAGGCTAAGGCAGAGGAAAAAACAGAAGGAGATACTACCGCACAGGAGGAGAATAAGGAGGAGAGCAAGACTGAGGCATCCGGTGACACAGTCACCTTAAAACTTTCCAATAACCAGCCGGATGGAAACTGTACCACTATAGCCGTGGAGTGGTTTGCGGACCAGGTAAGGGAGCGCACAGACGGACGGGTCAACATTGAGGTGTACAACAACGGCACCCTTGGAGATGCCATCTCCTGCCTGGAGCAGCTCCAGTATGGCGGCATGGATATTGTAAAAGCCGACCTGTCCACCATGACTAATTTTGTGGATGAGTACAATGCCTTAATGATGCCTTATATTTATAAAAATACAGAGCATTTCTGGAAGGTACATGGCGGGGATATCGGTATGGGAATCCTGCGCGGGGATAAGATGAAGGAAAAGAAGCTTTACGGCCTTACCTACTATGACGGAGGAACCAGATGTTTCTATAACACCAAAAAGGAAATCCATTCCCCTGCGGACATGAAGGGTATGCTGGTAAGAGTACAGCAGTCCGAACTGATGATGTCCATGGTGGAGGCTTTAGGCGGCCAGTCGGTAGCGACAGCGTATTCCGAGGTATATTCCGCGCTCCAGACCGGCGTTGTGGACGCTGCTGAGAATTCCATCGTCAATTATCTGGACCAGTCCCATTTTGAAGTGGCTCCCTACTTTGTGGAGGACCATCATACAAGGTCGGCCGACATCCTGGTCATGGGCGAAAAGTCACGTGAAAAACTGAGTGCAGAAGATCTTAAAATTATTGATGACACGGCTCTGGAATCCTGGGAGTACCAGAAGGAGCTGTGGGCAGAGGCAGAGGAAGAATCCAAACAGAAATTGCTGGAGCAGGATGTCACAATCACTGAATTGACTGAGGAAGAATTAAAGGCGTTCCAGGACGCCTGTGAGCCAATCTGGTATTCCTATGAAGGCGGCGCCTATAAGGACATCATTGACCAGATTGTAGAAGCAGGCAAGTAG
- a CDS encoding 3-ketoacyl-ACP reductase translates to MKTALVTGASRGIGLAIARELGVNGYQVAVMATRGESFYPESTRTLRDAGISYAWYAGDIGKSEDRIRIVREAAEHFGEIHVLVNNAGVAPKVRADLLDMTEESFDYVIGTNTKGNMFMTQTVARQMMKQPVYGGKRGTIINISSCSSQVSSVNRGEYCVSKAGISMLTKLFADRLAPEGIFVYEIRPGVIRTDMTSQVEEKYTELIKQGMFPIARWGVPEDVAKAVRAFCSDDFCYTTGNYIDVDGGFHIRRL, encoded by the coding sequence ATGAAGACAGCACTTGTAACAGGAGCAAGCAGGGGGATTGGTTTGGCCATTGCGCGGGAACTGGGGGTAAACGGTTATCAGGTTGCTGTCATGGCTACACGCGGTGAATCCTTTTATCCGGAAAGTACCAGAACACTCCGGGATGCAGGTATTTCCTATGCCTGGTATGCCGGTGATATAGGAAAGTCCGAGGACAGAATCCGTATTGTCCGGGAAGCAGCAGAACACTTCGGGGAAATCCATGTGCTGGTCAACAATGCGGGGGTGGCGCCGAAGGTAAGGGCGGATTTGCTGGATATGACAGAGGAGAGCTTTGACTATGTAATAGGGACCAATACAAAGGGAAATATGTTCATGACACAGACCGTGGCACGGCAGATGATGAAACAGCCTGTGTATGGAGGCAAGCGAGGGACAATTATCAACATTTCATCCTGCTCCTCCCAGGTATCATCCGTTAACAGAGGGGAGTACTGTGTTTCCAAGGCAGGAATCTCCATGCTCACCAAGCTTTTTGCGGACAGGCTGGCTCCTGAGGGCATATTTGTATATGAAATAAGGCCCGGAGTCATCCGTACCGATATGACCAGCCAGGTGGAAGAAAAGTATACGGAATTAATCAAACAGGGGATGTTCCCCATTGCGAGATGGGGAGTTCCGGAGGATGTGGCTAAGGCAGTCAGGGCGTTTTGTTCCGACGATTTCTGTTACACGACAGGCAATTACATAGATGTGGATGGAGGGTTCCACATCCGGCGTTTATAG
- a CDS encoding LacI family DNA-binding transcriptional regulator — translation MVGIRDVAKYAGVSPSTVSRALSGVAFVEPETKEKVMKAVSDLNYKPNLAARSLKKGGSKLIGLIIPDIMNPYYPEVVKYMEACATKAGYSLILCDALGDVKKEKEYFKTLKYLFVDGILYIASTEDVEHVKPYIGEIPMVIVNRTFDVDAPCINIDNADAAYQAVKCLTDNGHRKIALYINDKDRQYNRERLEGALEALGECGIEDYEKYIVRDVESEDDAYYKTLELMRHEERPTGVFMFNDFMAYGVYRGITKSGLRIPDDISVVGFDDIPQVKYLDPPLTTLRHSLADTAGIIFEQLMEQIKTQTCAHKSQTYFKGRLIERESVKNLISRSVSERDAKAHSGQSGGMKWKK, via the coding sequence ATGGTAGGAATTCGTGATGTTGCAAAATATGCAGGGGTTTCTCCCAGCACAGTATCCAGAGCACTGTCAGGCGTGGCATTTGTAGAGCCAGAGACAAAAGAGAAAGTGATGAAGGCGGTCAGTGATTTGAATTATAAGCCCAACCTGGCTGCCAGGAGCCTGAAAAAAGGCGGCAGCAAGCTGATCGGCCTTATCATACCGGATATCATGAATCCATATTATCCGGAGGTTGTAAAATATATGGAGGCATGCGCTACAAAGGCAGGATATTCCCTGATTCTGTGTGATGCACTGGGAGATGTGAAAAAGGAGAAGGAGTATTTTAAAACCCTTAAATATCTGTTTGTAGACGGCATACTGTATATTGCATCCACAGAGGATGTAGAACATGTGAAACCATACATAGGGGAGATTCCCATGGTGATTGTAAACCGCACCTTTGATGTGGATGCCCCCTGTATTAATATTGACAATGCCGACGCGGCTTACCAGGCAGTGAAGTGCCTGACAGACAACGGACACCGGAAGATTGCCCTTTATATTAATGATAAAGACCGCCAATATAACCGGGAACGTCTGGAAGGAGCACTGGAAGCCCTTGGGGAGTGCGGAATAGAGGACTACGAAAAGTATATTGTCCGCGATGTGGAATCCGAGGACGACGCCTATTATAAAACCCTTGAATTGATGCGCCATGAGGAACGTCCCACAGGCGTATTCATGTTCAATGATTTTATGGCTTACGGCGTATACAGGGGTATTACCAAAAGCGGATTAAGGATACCGGATGATATATCCGTAGTGGGGTTTGATGACATCCCTCAGGTGAAATATCTGGATCCTCCTCTGACTACGCTGCGTCATTCCCTGGCAGATACGGCGGGAATTATATTTGAACAGCTGATGGAGCAGATAAAGACGCAGACCTGCGCACACAAGAGCCAGACTTATTTTAAAGGCAGGCTGATTGAACGGGAGTCTGTGAAGAATCTGATTTCCAGGAGTGTGTCTGAACGGGATGCTAAGGCACACTCCGGACAATCTGGAGGAATGAAATGGAAAAAGTAA
- a CDS encoding sigma-70 family RNA polymerase sigma factor: protein MQYYIRIDNRNVYVSEEIYKLYCKGERKERYFRESDIHNKTFYYNALDTEDFNGCDLFQDTRAKPVDEQAEEALERSLLFEAMKDLDPREKDIIRRIYCYDQSLRQISRETGVPVTTLHYRHGKILRKLRSLMA from the coding sequence ATGCAATATTACATACGCATTGATAACCGGAATGTATACGTGTCAGAAGAAATTTATAAACTATACTGCAAAGGCGAGCGGAAGGAGCGGTATTTCCGGGAATCAGATATTCATAACAAGACATTTTATTATAATGCACTGGACACAGAAGATTTTAACGGCTGTGATCTGTTTCAGGACACCCGAGCCAAGCCTGTGGATGAACAGGCAGAGGAAGCTCTGGAGCGCTCTCTGCTCTTTGAGGCCATGAAGGACCTGGACCCCAGAGAGAAGGATATCATACGCCGTATTTACTGTTACGACCAGTCCCTGCGCCAGATTTCCAGGGAAACCGGAGTTCCCGTAACCACCCTTCATTACCGTCATGGAAAGATCCTCCGCAAACTGCGCAGCCTCATGGCCTGA
- a CDS encoding 4Fe-4S dicluster domain-containing protein codes for MGHLTTRDAYRNLGERINWFTQGAPASETLYKILQVLYSEKEAKWVALLPVRPFTIKKAAKIWGTSEYKAEKLLDHLCGKALLVDSWDKGVRKFVMPPPMAGFIEFALMRTRGDIDQKYLSELYYQYMNVEEDFIKDLFYATETKLGRVFVQEPVLTNDKMNHILDYERATHIVEEAEYIGLGLCYCRHKMSHAGHPCEINAPWDVCLTFDNVARSLAQHGDYCRLISREEALDALERSYASNLVQIGENVREHPAFICNCCGCCCEALQAARHFSPMQPVATTNYIPDITGDQCVGCGKCAKTCPVLAISMEEGENGRKRAVVDKDICLGCGVCDRNCGVKAIHMERRTEQIITPVYSTHRFVLQAIEKGTLANLVFDNQAFSNHRAMAALFSAILELPPLKQAMASKQFKSVYLDRLLAAKREKG; via the coding sequence ATGGGACATCTTACAACCCGTGACGCATACCGGAACCTGGGTGAACGTATCAACTGGTTTACCCAGGGGGCTCCGGCCTCTGAGACACTGTATAAGATACTGCAGGTCCTATATTCTGAAAAGGAGGCCAAATGGGTGGCGCTGCTGCCGGTTCGCCCGTTTACCATAAAAAAGGCGGCAAAGATATGGGGGACTTCGGAGTATAAGGCGGAAAAGCTACTGGATCATCTGTGCGGCAAGGCATTGCTGGTGGACTCCTGGGACAAGGGGGTGCGGAAATTCGTGATGCCCCCGCCAATGGCCGGGTTTATTGAATTTGCCCTGATGAGGACCAGGGGAGATATTGACCAAAAGTATCTCAGTGAATTGTATTACCAGTATATGAATGTGGAGGAGGATTTTATCAAGGATTTGTTTTATGCCACGGAGACAAAGCTGGGCCGTGTGTTTGTCCAGGAGCCGGTTCTGACCAATGACAAGATGAACCACATCCTGGATTATGAGCGGGCGACCCACATCGTGGAGGAGGCAGAGTATATCGGTCTGGGGCTATGCTACTGCCGTCATAAAATGTCTCACGCAGGCCATCCCTGCGAGATTAACGCTCCCTGGGATGTATGCCTGACCTTTGACAATGTGGCGCGTTCCCTGGCCCAGCACGGGGATTACTGCAGACTTATTTCCAGGGAGGAGGCGCTGGATGCGCTGGAACGCTCCTACGCCAGCAATCTGGTACAGATAGGGGAAAATGTGCGGGAGCACCCGGCTTTTATCTGCAACTGCTGCGGGTGCTGCTGTGAGGCGCTCCAGGCTGCCAGGCATTTCAGTCCCATGCAGCCGGTGGCCACCACCAATTATATTCCTGATATTACCGGGGACCAGTGTGTTGGCTGCGGAAAGTGCGCAAAGACATGTCCGGTATTGGCTATATCCATGGAGGAAGGAGAAAACGGAAGGAAGCGGGCCGTGGTGGATAAGGATATTTGTCTGGGCTGCGGCGTATGTGACAGGAACTGCGGTGTCAAGGCCATTCACATGGAGCGCAGGACGGAGCAGATCATCACACCGGTGTACAGCACCCACAGATTTGTTCTTCAGGCCATTGAGAAGGGAACATTGGCAAATCTGGTGTTTGACAACCAGGCGTTTTCCAACCACAGGGCCATGGCCGCCCTGTTCAGTGCTATCCTGGAGCTGCCGCCGCTTAAGCAGGCCATGGCCAGCAAACAGTTCAAGTCTGTTTACCTGGACAGGCTGCTGGCGGCGAAGCGGGAGAAGGGATGA
- a CDS encoding TRAP transporter small permease, protein MLKGIKKVLIDIFNLFYKVIYGYARWVLAVVIVIICAQVFCRNILRTNIRWNQEVALLLTIWMAFLGIAIGAEKNLHIGVELFYDKFPVKIRNVIDVLNRIITLLVGAFFTVYGVRMVLSTMDSRLPVTKWPSSLMYIMIPVSGVAIIYFTVLDIMGLKKYKKTDDAGKFNREEEEKE, encoded by the coding sequence ATGCTGAAAGGAATAAAGAAGGTACTAATTGATATTTTCAATCTGTTTTACAAGGTTATATATGGTTATGCAAGGTGGGTCCTGGCCGTTGTAATCGTAATCATATGCGCCCAGGTATTCTGCAGGAATATACTGCGGACCAATATCCGCTGGAACCAGGAGGTGGCGCTGCTGCTTACGATTTGGATGGCGTTCCTGGGCATTGCCATTGGGGCGGAAAAGAACCTGCATATCGGCGTGGAGCTGTTTTATGATAAGTTTCCGGTAAAGATCAGGAATGTGATTGATGTGCTGAACCGGATTATTACGCTGCTGGTAGGCGCTTTCTTCACTGTCTACGGGGTCCGGATGGTGCTGTCTACCATGGATTCGAGGCTTCCGGTAACAAAATGGCCGTCATCTCTTATGTATATTATGATACCGGTCAGCGGCGTTGCCATTATCTACTTTACGGTCCTGGATATAATGGGCCTGAAGAAATACAAGAAAACCGATGATGCGGGTAAGTTTAACAGAGAGGAGGAGGAAAAAGAATGA
- a CDS encoding TRAP transporter large permease: MNPNIAIAILLITFVLLIMIKCPITFSMIISTAFTMLYIQVPVMTLVQQMSKQLNSFSLLAIPFFILMGEIMAAGGISSRLLAFANVCVGQITGGLAHVNVLASMLFGGISGSAIADVSSLGALEIPMMEEAGYEKDFSIAVTVASSCQGLIIPPSHNMVLYSMVAGGVSVGSLFCAGYIPGIMLGVFIMGMCYIISKKKHYPKGKKLPFKEALRVTKDTFFAMLAMVIIIGGVSAGFFTATESAAVACIYCLFVGFFIYRELRFKDIPVVLGNTIKTLSMVYALIAAAGAFGWVMAYLNVPTLATNLLLGISDNKIVVLLLINLILLLLGCVMDLAPLVLIMAPILLPVVTKFGMSPIQFGVMMMLNLGIGLCTPPVGTALFTGCAIGNMKIEKVSKAMLPLYIPMLITLLLVTFIPALTMTLPELIMK, encoded by the coding sequence ATGAACCCAAATATAGCTATCGCAATCCTTCTCATAACCTTTGTGCTGCTTATTATGATTAAATGCCCTATTACCTTTTCAATGATTATATCCACAGCCTTCACCATGCTGTATATCCAGGTGCCTGTCATGACCCTGGTGCAGCAAATGTCCAAACAGCTTAACTCATTTTCACTGCTGGCAATCCCTTTCTTCATCCTTATGGGGGAAATCATGGCTGCAGGCGGTATATCCAGCCGCCTGCTGGCCTTTGCAAATGTATGCGTGGGGCAGATAACCGGAGGTCTGGCACATGTAAATGTACTGGCATCCATGCTGTTCGGCGGTATCTCCGGTTCTGCCATTGCCGATGTGTCATCCCTGGGAGCCCTGGAAATACCCATGATGGAGGAGGCTGGATATGAAAAGGATTTTTCCATAGCAGTTACCGTGGCCAGCTCCTGTCAGGGACTGATCATCCCGCCCAGCCACAACATGGTACTGTACTCCATGGTGGCAGGAGGCGTGTCTGTGGGAAGCCTGTTCTGCGCCGGTTATATCCCGGGTATTATGCTGGGGGTTTTCATAATGGGAATGTGTTATATCATTTCCAAGAAAAAGCATTATCCCAAAGGAAAGAAGCTGCCTTTTAAGGAAGCACTCAGGGTTACAAAGGATACATTTTTCGCAATGCTTGCAATGGTTATTATCATCGGTGGCGTATCAGCTGGTTTTTTCACCGCCACGGAATCAGCGGCAGTCGCCTGTATTTACTGCCTGTTCGTAGGATTTTTTATTTACAGGGAGCTTCGCTTTAAGGATATTCCGGTAGTGCTGGGAAATACCATTAAAACCCTTTCCATGGTATATGCGCTTATTGCCGCGGCAGGCGCCTTCGGCTGGGTGATGGCATATCTGAATGTCCCCACCCTGGCCACAAACCTGCTTCTTGGCATCAGCGACAACAAGATTGTGGTATTGCTTCTGATCAACCTGATTCTGCTTTTGCTGGGATGCGTTATGGACCTGGCGCCTCTGGTGCTTATTATGGCTCCCATACTGCTTCCGGTTGTGACAAAATTTGGAATGAGTCCCATCCAGTTTGGAGTCATGATGATGCTGAATCTGGGAATCGGATTATGTACACCGCCTGTGGGAACAGCATTGTTTACAGGATGCGCCATTGGAAATATGAAAATTGAAAAAGTTTCAAAGGCCATGCTGCCGTTATACATTCCCATGCTCATCACATTACTGCTTGTGACCTTCATTCCGGCGCTGACAATGACGCTGCCTGAACTGATTATGAAATAG
- a CDS encoding LytTR family DNA-binding domain-containing protein, which translates to MNIVISTEHNQLFRQLYAAADAAISNRHLRGMELYAFRSLTPEELIKEAAGSPADLWLMFFDSDSRPDWPDVLNRLTSFSSQIMVCIVSSDYSTAARLINSHSVRGVAGYIHPVHDNLERSCLNILTYLNRRVTSADGFLIVHGSSRDTRLSFSSIYYIETVKGTHMCNIHCSDGVYTFRSGIKELSEKLKPPFRQVRASTIANLSNVRSFEPTQGILSFTGGISCCCSRSYRHDVSDYFRRHPRHVHAEGDMAERGPG; encoded by the coding sequence TTGAATATTGTTATATCAACTGAACATAATCAGCTTTTCAGACAACTTTACGCAGCTGCAGACGCAGCCATCTCCAACCGGCATCTGCGGGGCATGGAGCTATATGCCTTCAGAAGCCTGACGCCGGAAGAACTCATCAAGGAAGCTGCCGGCTCTCCCGCAGATCTGTGGCTCATGTTCTTTGACAGCGACAGCCGGCCTGACTGGCCGGATGTACTGAACAGGCTTACATCTTTCAGCAGTCAAATTATGGTCTGCATAGTGAGCAGTGATTACAGCACCGCAGCCCGTCTCATCAACAGCCACTCTGTCCGCGGCGTTGCAGGTTATATCCATCCTGTCCATGACAACTTAGAGCGCTCCTGCCTGAACATCCTGACCTATCTGAACCGCCGTGTAACTTCCGCAGATGGATTTCTAATCGTGCACGGCAGCAGCCGTGACACCCGGCTTTCCTTTTCCAGCATCTATTATATAGAAACTGTAAAAGGAACTCATATGTGCAATATACACTGCTCAGACGGAGTATATACCTTCCGTTCCGGCATAAAAGAGTTGTCAGAAAAGCTGAAGCCGCCCTTTCGTCAGGTCCGGGCATCCACCATAGCCAATCTGTCAAATGTCCGGTCCTTTGAACCAACCCAGGGCATTCTTTCCTTTACAGGCGGTATTTCATGCTGCTGCTCCCGCAGCTACAGGCATGATGTATCCGATTATTTCCGCAGGCATCCGCGTCATGTGCATGCGGAAGGGGATATGGCGGAAAGGGGACCCGGGTGA
- a CDS encoding FAD-binding protein produces the protein MDINRIPFYQYNTIIVGTGAAGLNAAVTLHKLGQKNIALITEGRYMGTSRNTGSDKQTYYKMTQCGSEPDSVRKMAKTLFEGGCVDGDIAMAEAAGSLRAFYHLVDIGVPFPFNKSGEYVGYKTDHDPLKRGISAGPLTSKYMTECLERQAEERGIPFFDGYQAVRLLTEEKDGEKRAAGIIALNKQKAASPDERYAVFSAVNIIWATGGEAGMYQASVYPVSQTGGMGVLLEAGAVAKNLTESQFGIASVKHRWNLSGTFQQCLPRYLSAEQDGSHEREFLNDYFDTPRQLLTAIFLKGYQWPFDPRKVEGQGSSLIDLLVYQETVLKGRRVFLDFMHNPSPLTEGGNVSFRYLAGEAREYLENSRALLDTPYERLKHMNPSAIEVYSSHHIDLSGEYLEIAVCAQHNNGGIGGNQWWESNIRHLFAVGEVNGSHGIYRPGGSALNAGQVGAIRASQYIVKRYGGEPCSREQFLSRHMKEVEEETAFGERVLRGSESCMTDVAGQRRLLGIRMTKYGACIRSEEGIRTALEENLRQREQLEQKVMIKGPEVLKDLYKLKHLLISQFVYLEALRDYDARVGISRGSYLVYNAGGQVPNPHLDERFRNRTEETDTTVLQEIYYEADRKECRVSWRPVRPLPDEEIWFENVWKDYREDGIIR, from the coding sequence ATGGATATTAACAGGATACCTTTTTATCAATACAATACAATCATAGTCGGAACCGGAGCAGCCGGTCTTAATGCAGCCGTAACACTTCATAAGCTGGGGCAGAAAAACATTGCCCTGATTACAGAAGGACGGTACATGGGAACTTCCAGGAATACGGGTTCAGACAAACAGACCTACTATAAGATGACCCAGTGCGGCAGTGAACCGGACAGCGTCCGGAAAATGGCAAAAACCTTGTTTGAGGGCGGATGTGTGGATGGAGACATTGCCATGGCCGAGGCCGCAGGCTCTCTCAGGGCATTTTACCATCTGGTGGATATCGGAGTTCCTTTCCCTTTTAATAAGAGCGGGGAATATGTGGGATATAAGACGGACCATGATCCTCTTAAGAGAGGTATTTCCGCAGGGCCGCTGACATCCAAATACATGACCGAATGTTTGGAACGCCAGGCAGAGGAACGGGGAATACCGTTCTTTGACGGCTATCAGGCAGTACGCCTGCTTACAGAGGAGAAGGACGGTGAAAAGAGGGCGGCAGGCATCATTGCCCTGAATAAACAAAAGGCTGCTTCGCCCGATGAACGGTATGCCGTATTTTCAGCAGTCAACATTATATGGGCCACCGGCGGGGAAGCTGGAATGTATCAGGCCAGCGTATATCCTGTCAGCCAGACAGGCGGAATGGGGGTACTGCTGGAGGCGGGAGCTGTTGCAAAGAATCTGACTGAGTCCCAGTTTGGAATTGCATCTGTAAAACACAGGTGGAATCTGTCAGGGACATTCCAGCAATGCCTGCCCCGATATCTGTCTGCGGAGCAGGACGGAAGCCATGAGAGGGAATTCCTGAATGATTATTTTGACACGCCCAGACAGCTTCTGACGGCAATTTTCTTAAAAGGGTATCAGTGGCCCTTTGACCCCAGAAAGGTTGAAGGGCAGGGATCATCCCTTATTGATCTGCTTGTTTATCAGGAAACAGTCTTAAAGGGAAGACGGGTCTTTCTGGATTTCATGCATAACCCGTCCCCGCTGACGGAAGGGGGAAATGTCTCGTTCCGGTACCTGGCAGGTGAGGCAAGGGAATATCTTGAGAATTCCAGGGCTCTTTTGGATACACCCTATGAGCGGCTGAAACATATGAATCCGTCGGCCATTGAAGTTTACAGCAGCCATCACATTGATTTGTCCGGAGAGTATCTGGAGATAGCTGTGTGCGCCCAGCATAACAACGGGGGAATTGGAGGAAACCAGTGGTGGGAGAGCAATATCCGGCATCTTTTTGCGGTCGGTGAGGTTAATGGTTCCCATGGCATATACCGTCCCGGAGGAAGCGCACTGAATGCGGGGCAGGTCGGCGCCATACGCGCCAGCCAGTATATTGTGAAGCGGTATGGAGGAGAACCCTGCTCCAGGGAGCAGTTCCTCAGCAGACATATGAAGGAGGTGGAAGAGGAGACTGCCTTTGGAGAACGCGTCCTGCGCGGGTCTGAAAGCTGTATGACGGATGTGGCCGGCCAGCGAAGGCTGCTGGGAATCAGGATGACCAAATATGGTGCATGTATCCGCTCAGAGGAAGGGATACGGACAGCGCTTGAGGAAAACCTGAGACAGAGGGAACAGCTGGAGCAGAAGGTTATGATTAAGGGGCCGGAGGTACTTAAGGATTTGTATAAACTGAAGCATCTTCTTATAAGCCAGTTTGTATATTTAGAGGCCCTGAGGGATTATGACGCCAGAGTGGGCATCAGCAGAGGATCCTATCTGGTATATAATGCCGGGGGGCAGGTACCTAACCCGCATTTGGATGAGCGGTTCAGGAACAGGACGGAGGAGACGGACACAACCGTACTGCAGGAGATTTATTATGAGGCGGACAGAAAAGAATGCCGCGTATCCTGGAGGCCGGTAAGACCCCTTCCTGACGAGGAAATCTGGTTTGAAAATGTCTGGAAAGATTACCGTGAAGATGGTATTATAAGGTAA
- a CDS encoding SDR family oxidoreductase produces MDSLFSLAGKKAVITGCATGIGKGMAAGLARAGADIIALDIGDLEDTRRTVENLGRECRCYHVDLSVSSDVDEVWIRLLEEAGHVDILCNNAGMQFRKNAFEYPEEMFDKVIAVNLKAPYRLSQKAAIHFRDQGLKGKIINTASLFTTFGGVEVSGYTCSKHGVMGMTRALSNEFAPYGICVNAIAPGYIATELTKAIWSDSKRRQPMDERIPAGRWGTPDDFEGPAVFLASRASDYITGIMIPIDGGYSAR; encoded by the coding sequence ATGGATTCATTGTTTTCTCTTGCAGGGAAAAAGGCAGTGATTACAGGCTGTGCAACAGGCATCGGCAAAGGTATGGCAGCCGGGCTTGCCAGGGCAGGAGCAGATATCATTGCGCTGGATATCGGGGATTTGGAAGATACCAGAAGGACAGTTGAAAATCTGGGGCGGGAGTGCCGGTGTTACCATGTGGATTTGTCAGTTTCTTCTGATGTGGATGAGGTGTGGATACGCCTTTTGGAAGAAGCCGGTCATGTGGATATCCTGTGCAATAATGCAGGTATGCAGTTTCGGAAGAATGCATTTGAATATCCGGAAGAGATGTTTGATAAGGTAATTGCTGTTAATCTGAAGGCGCCGTACCGGTTGTCCCAGAAGGCCGCCATTCACTTTCGGGACCAAGGGTTGAAAGGGAAAATCATCAATACCGCCTCTCTTTTTACCACCTTCGGAGGTGTTGAGGTCAGCGGTTATACCTGCTCCAAACACGGGGTCATGGGCATGACGAGGGCATTGTCCAATGAATTTGCACCTTACGGTATATGCGTCAATGCCATTGCGCCGGGCTACATAGCCACAGAGCTTACAAAGGCAATCTGGAGTGATTCAAAGCGGCGGCAGCCCATGGATGAGCGAATTCCGGCGGGACGTTGGGGGACCCCGGATGATTTTGAGGGTCCGGCAGTATTTCTTGCCTCCAGGGCATCGGATTATATAACCGGGATCATGATTCCGATAGACGGCGGGTATTCTGCCAGGTAA